AGGTGCTGGTCGAGTTGGAGGTGCCCGGCGAGCCGGAGGTGCCGCTGGAACTCCCTGAGCCGCCGGTGTTCCCCGAGCTGCCAGTGCTCCCAGAGCTCGAGCTGGACCCGCCGCCGCTGCAGCCAGCCCCCACAAACATCACCGCTGCTGCAAAGACGACCGCTCGCATGCGCACCCCCAAAGGTAATCGAACTTTCGTATCTCAGTTTGGCGTCTTCAGGCAGGTGAAGTGCGAATCGGAAACGTCCATCCAGCACGACCCACGCCTTTCTCGGCGACCTCAGTCAGACGAGCCGAGCGGTGCCAATGGCCAGCGTCACCGTGCCCTACTCACTCCGAGTAGCCGCGCCAGCTCGGCATGGTCGTCGACGACGCCGTCCTCGAGCTCCCAATCACTTACCAGGCGAACGCCGGAGAACGGCGACCGCCCTACTTCGCGGGAGCCTCGCCCTTCTGCTCGTCCGATTCCTTGCTCGGGCTCTCGTGCTCGTGCGCGACCACTGTCTTGGCCCAGCGTGAAATGGAGTTCTGTTGAAGCAGTCTCATGAGGCCGACTGCCAAGCCTCGCGCGCTCACCTTGTCGTCGAACCCCGGCAATCTGGTGTTCGAGCCATTCGCGGGATCGCCTTCTACTGGCATTGCGTGCGAGCAGACCGGGCGGCGGTGCGCCGCAATCGAGCTATCGCCCAAGTACACACAGCTGTGCATCGAGCGGTGGCAGGCAGCGACTGGCAAACGCGCTGAGAAAATCGGGAGCGCGCCGTGAGCGAGCTCGCCGAGGCCGCGAAGACGCTCAGCGTGAAGCAGCAGCGCGTGTTGGAGGTGCTGCTGGTTGGCGGTACGGACGCTCAGGCGGCGGAGACGGCCGGGGTCCACAAGAACACCGTCTACAACCTCCGCTACAATAACGAGGCGTTCATCGCGGCCATGCAGGCTGCGCGGAACGACTTGCTCACCCGTGACACCTCACGTGGATATCCGCCGACGGCCTTGGCTGTGGCACGCACCGAGTTGCCCTCGTCAAGGAGCAGCAGAACCCGAATCCGACGCCACGTGCGCGCCTTCATCGGCTCGCTGCTTCCCTGAAGAGTGCGAAGCTCCTTGCGGTCCTTTGCCGAGAGCTTGAGGCCAGAGAACCGAGGTGATTTGTTCATC
This genomic stretch from Deltaproteobacteria bacterium harbors:
- a CDS encoding site-specific DNA-methyltransferase, with amino-acid sequence MRPTAKPRALTLSSNPGNLVFEPFAGSPSTGIACEQTGRRCAAIELSPKYTQLCIERWQAATGKRAEKIGSAP